Proteins encoded in a region of the Saccharomyces eubayanus strain FM1318 chromosome V, whole genome shotgun sequence genome:
- the TCA17 gene encoding Tca17p: MSLIPCFVSLIDELDKPILIYVPNETENELNDVLKYNVLSNISLDYFESPLITWTSLDSKPLLKSIFQLEGVSVFGMLIKQTGLKIVIGFEQNALNGGDDELKQIGQIFESVRKIYVRVKCNPLVTNGDEISTVESLERKFDELFISTEVEL, translated from the coding sequence ATGAGTCTAATTCCCTGCTTCGTATCATTGATAGACGAACTTGATAAACCTATACTGATTTATGTTCCCAATGAGACCGAAAATGAGTTGAATGATGTTCTGAAGTATAACGTCCTTTCTAATATATCATTGGACTATTTTGAGAGCCCTCTAATTACCTGGACTTCCTTGGATTCCAAACCTTTGTTAAAATCGATCTTCCAATTGGAAGGCGTCTCTGTATTTGGCATGTTAATCAAACAGACAGGGTTGAAGATCGTCATTGGGTTTGAACAGAATGCCTTGAAtggtggtgatgatgaattgaaGCAAATTGGCCAAATCTTCGAATCCGTCAGAAAAATTTACGTACGGGTTAAGTGTAATCCATTAGTTACCAATGGCGACGAAATCTCTACCGTGGAAAGTCTGGAAAGGAAATTCGATGAATTATTCATCTCAACTGAAGTTGAGTTATGA
- the FRD1 gene encoding fumarate reductase: MSSSPVVVIGTGLAGLATANELVNKYNIPVTILEKASSIGGNSIKASSGINGASTETQRHFHIEDSPRLFEDDTVKSAKGKGVQALMGKLATDSPLAIEWLKNEFDLKLDLLSQLGGHSVARTHRSSGKLPPGFEIVSALSNNLKKLAETKPELVKIHLDSKVVDIQEKDNSVSAIVYENKDGEEHLITASNVVFCSGGFGFSKEMLKQYAPDLVDLPTTNGQQTTGDGQRLLQKLGADMIDMNQIQVHPTGFIDPSDRNSSWKFLAAEALRGLGGILLNPATGKRFVNELNTRDVVTEAVQKQCPQDDNRALLVMGENMYKDLKNNLDFYMFKKLVQKLTLSQVVSEYKLPITAAQLSQELQAYSSFATKADPFGRTVILNEFGTDVTPETTVFIGEVTPVVHFTMGGAKIDVKAQVIGKNDEPLLKGLYAAGEVSGGVHGANRLGGSSLLECVVFGRIAAESIANDR, encoded by the coding sequence atgtcttcttctcctgttgttgttatcgGTACCGGTTTGGCCGGATTGGCCACTGCCAACGAATTGGTtaataaatataatattcCTGTAACTATCCTCGAAAAGGCATCTTCCATTGGTGGTAACTCCATCAAGGCCTCCAGTGGTATCAATGGTGCCTCCACTGAGACCCAACGCCACTTCCACATCGAGGACTCGCCACGTTTGTTCGAGGATGACACCGTCAAGTCTGCTAAGGGTAAAGGTGTCCAAGCATTAATGGGCAAGCTGGCTACCGACTCTCCCTTAGCCATTGAGTGGctgaaaaatgaattcgACTTGAAGTTGGATCTATTGTCCCAACTGGGTGGTCATTCCGTGGCAAGAACCCACAGATCATCAGGAAAGTTGCCTCCAGGTTTCGAAATAGTTTCTGCTTTGTCCAACAATCTTAAAAAATTGGCCGAAACTAAGCCTGAATTAGTCAAGATTCATCTAGATAGTAAAGTGGTCGAcatccaagaaaaggacAACTCCGTTTCCGCTATAGTTTACGAAAACAAAGATGGTGAAGAGCACTTGATAACCGCTTCCAACGTTGTTTTCTGTTCCGGAGGATTTGGGTTTTCCAAGGAAATGCTTAAGCAATATGCGCCTGATTTGGTGGACCTGCCAACAACAAATGGCCAACAAACTACCGGGGACGGTCAAAGGCTCTTACAGAAACTCGGTGCTGACATGATTGATATGAACCAAATTCAAGTTCACCCCACCGGGTTCATTGATCCAAGTGATCGTAACTCCAGCTGGAAATTTTTAGCTGCGGAAGCCCTCAGAGGTCTCGGTGGTATTCTATTAAACCCTGCCACCGGGAAAAGATTTGTTAACGAATTGAATACAAGAGACGTCGTCACTGAAGCTGTTCAAAAGCAATGTCCTCAGGACGATAATAGGGCCCTTTTGGTCATGGGTGAAAATATGTACaaggatttgaaaaataatctgGACTTTTACATGTTCAAAAAGCTTGTACAGAAATTGACACTATCCCAGGTGGTTTCTGAATACAAACTTCCAATTACTGCCGCACAACTGTCCCAAGAATTACAAGCATACTCTTCTTTCGCCACTAAGGCTGATCCATTCGGACGTACCGTGATTCTCAATGAATTTGGTACCGACGTGACCCCAGAAACCACGGTTTTCATTGGTGAAGTGACACCAGTGGTCCATTTCACCATGGGTGGTGCTAAGATCGACGTCAAGGCTCAAGTCATTGGTAAAAACGACGAACCGCTACTGAAGGGTCTATACGCCGCTGGTGAAGTTTCTGGTGGTGTCCACGGTGCCAATAGACTAGGTGGTTCAAGTTTGTTGGAATGTGTGGTCTTTGGTAGAATCGCTGCAGAATCCATTGCTAATGACCGTTAA
- the GLY1 gene encoding threonine aldolase GLY1, which produces MTEFELPPTYSSAANDLRSDTFTTPTPEMMQVALEASVGDAVYGEDVDTVRLEQTVARLAGKEAGLFCVSGTLSNQIGIRTHLMQPPYSVLCDYRAHVYTHEAAGLAILSQAMVVPVIPSNGDYMTLDDIKAHYVPDDGDIHGAPTRLISLENTLHGIVYPLEELVRIKAWCMENGLKLHCDGARIWNAAAQAGVPLKQYGEIFDSISICLSKSMGAPIGSILVGNLKFIKKATHFRKQQGGGIRQSGMMARMAQYKIDGDWKAQLLYSHSLAHELARFCSDKGIPLESPADTNFVFLDLKSARMDPDVLVKKGLKYNVKLMGGRVSFHYQITRDTLEKVKLAISEAFDYAKEHPFDSNGPTKIYRSESTEVDVDGNAIHEIKTYKY; this is translated from the coding sequence atgaCTGAATTTGAATTGCCTCCTACCTATTCCTCCGCCGCCAACGACTTGCGGTCGGACACTTTCACCACTCCAACGCCAGAGATGATGCAGGTTGCCCTAGAGGCGTCCGTCGGGGACGCCGTCTACGGTGAAGACGTTGACACTGTCAGGCTCGAGCAGACGGTCGCCCGCCTTGCCGGTAAGGAAGCAGGTCTGTTCTGCGTCTCCGGTACGCTGTCCAACCAAATCGGTATCAGAACTCACTTGATGCAGCCCCCATACTCCGTTCTGTGCGACTACAGGGCCCACGTTTACACGCACGAGGCCGCGGGTCTTGCCATTCTGTCTCAAGCCATGGTCGTCCCCGTGATCCCTTCCAACGGTGACTACATGACCTTGGACGACATCAAGGCCCACTACGTCCCTGACGACGGTGACATCCACGGTGCCCCCACTAGACTGAtctctttggaaaacacCTTGCACGGTATCGTCTACCCATTGGAAGAGCTGGTCCGCATCAAAGCCTGGTGTATGGAGAACGGGCTCAAGCTGCACTGTGACGGTGCCAGAATCTGGAACGCCGCTGCGCAAGCTGGCGTCCCATTGAAACAGTACGGAGAAATCTTCGACTCCATCTCCATCTGTCTGTCCAAGTCCATGGGTGCTCCTATCGGGTCCATCTTGGTCGGGAACCTCAAGTTTATCAAAAAGGCCACTCACTTCAGAAAACAACAAGGTGGTGGTATCAGACAGTCTGGTATGATGGCCAGAATGGCCCAGTACAAAATCGACGGTGACTGGAAGGCCCAACTGCTGTACTCTCACTCGCTCGCCCACGAGCTGGCCCGTTTCTGTAGCGACAAAGGCATCCCGCTAGAGTCCCCCGCAGACACCAACTTCGTCTTCCTAGACCTAAAGTCCGCCAGAATGGACCCTGACGTCCTTGTCAAGAAGGGTCTAAAGTACAACGTCAAGCTAATGGGTGGCAGAGTATCCTTCCACTACCAGATCACTAGAGACACTCTAGAAAAAGTTAAGCTGGCCATCTCTGAGGCCTTCGATTATGCAAAGGAGCATCCCTTCGATTCCAACGGTCCTACCAAGATTTACCGTAGTGAATCCACCGAAGTCGACGTGGATGGCAATGCCATTCACGAAATAAAAACCTACAAGTACTGA
- the IES6 gene encoding Ies6p: MSGGRESSSNNNNDGSDERLLFLRGVGERNEIGTASRFKPAHYKKPARRHKSARQLVSDENKRINALLSKANKTTDVLPAAKRLVPRATYFSVEAPPSIRPAKKYCDVTGLKGVYKSPTNNIRYHNAEIYQLIVKPMAPGVDQEYLKLRGANFVLK, translated from the coding sequence ATGAGTGGTGGCAGGGAAAGTAGTagtaacaacaacaacgacgGCAGTGATGAGCGGTTGCTGTTTCTGAGGGGCGTGGGCGAGCGCAATGAGATCGGGACTGCTTCCCGGTTTAAGCCGGCACACTACAAGAAGCCCGCCAGGAGGCACAAGTCCGCCAGGCAGCTGGTATCGGACGAGAACAAGCGGATCAACGCTTTGCTGAGCAAGGCCAACAAGACGACGGACGTCTTGCCGGCCGCCAAGCGGCTTGTGCCCAGGGCGACGTACTTCAGCGTGGAAGCGCCGCCCTCCATCAGGCCCGCCAAGAAGTACTGCGACGTGACGGGTCTGAAGGGCGTTTACAAGTCTCCCACGAACAACATCCGGTACCACAATGCGGAGATCTACCAGTTGATCGTGAAGCCGATGGCCCCCGGCGTGGACCAGGAGTACCTGAAGCTGAGAGGCGCCAACTTCGTCTTGAAATAG
- the GTA1 gene encoding Gta1p, translated as MSVSVITTVLACLWLSYRLYKFLTIPVASIVSTLKIKTPPATKVSIDKIATDSLTIHWENEPVKAENGGVGARNFISHYLLYLNNTQLAIFPNNPNSLYTCCSITGLEAETQYQLDFITINNKGFINKLPSIYCMTKAREANETLKTRKWRRNTVTASTAIQPPNLKADLSSLTSHCSSVSLSAFASNNTGSSTSNSSPLPAYTSLTTLKDLDSFSIDDLKKILICAQEDLHDVLSQQTSLLQDFQESKVELELELDNLKTHWSHEIDLRKSLKSNIKSLENSKLLTDLKIEKLSKKIDKSREKISKMRNDMQDWSQEDAELLSQDTIKEKYLRLLNEANTSVAKVNQQVLSLQKEISNMEESNKKLNATRKSLVTSLVVNANVENDKPIASGELSAVLKKLLDFTQEKNGFSSTSGEEFLSKLNADSSLIRLIKQELSIDQDSETNWKSQRSNFLKKISILENQFNEMSLNNRTLKTKLMVQPYNNNGDSLVATNSNNSTENNRSSASATLPLSNSMSRTGSIDLISNKNIINGTSNGDTAPQLRLHNPASYPPSNEPTQPPGSLLSQLTQDTGNRSMLSNQMSPNSENQQPSSFSHALPTTATVIANATATNGNPESNLWNNTQFAQPSHQQESAELDRAFEYDNANHLISGLQNMIYDEADYPDNISNYSRGFTTDELDNYWTKQQPQTRNTRENSFSTSGTPMSSYKANPVMSPYSNSHLRQNSNATNSMHPQSLLAATLNDASLRSFVRGGSFYNAPQPGTPLHNNVNGNETGNLSPRVSNEFSMLVPNLSPRRSHDVPIIPGNNNSTSSHSNILTMNHQTTTDSNTLLSRLNGADNQTDPSSVSAEHTAGRSFHASSPTFNSIWNPTTNQPSLPLEQEHHFDVPVTPKVPTRDSPKPSHKRNQSNSSISSAWSKFKHKSTSSSGNADADILDSSTPPTSPTGRRMSKLLSKSGMNNLFKPHSHDS; from the coding sequence ATGTCAGTCTCTGTAATAACCACGGTTTTAGCATGTCTGTGGCTGTCTTATAGACTCTACAAGTTTCTCACCATACCCGTGGCCAGCATCGTCTCCACTCTGAAGATCAAGACTCCGCCAGCGACGAAGGTCTCTATCGACAAAATTGCCACCGATTCGCTGACTATTCACTGGGAGAATGAGCCTGTCAAAGCGGAGAACGGCGGGGTCGGAGCCCGAAACTTCATCTCCCACTACCTGCTGTACTTGAACAATACGCAGCTGGCCATCTTTCCGAACAACCCGAACTCGCTCTACACGTGCTGCTCCATCACGGGACTCGAGGCAGAAACGCAGTACCAACTGGACTTCATTACCATCAACAACAAGGGTTTCATCAACAAGCTGCCCTCCATCTACTGCATGACCAAGGCGAGAGAGGCCAATGAGACGCtaaagacaagaaaatggAGAAGGAACACCGTCACCGCGTCCACGGCTATCCAGCCCCCGAACCTAAAGGCCGACTTGTCCTCGTTGACATCTCACTGCTCCTCCGTGTCTCTTTCCGCCTTTGCGTCCAACAACACCGGTAGCAGCACGAGCAACAGCTCGCCCCTACCCGCCTACACATCCTTGACCACGCTAAAAGACTTGGACTCGTTTTCCATAGacgacttgaaaaaaatcttgatATGTGCCCAGGAAGATCTGCACGATGTGTTGTCCCAACAAACTTCGCTCTTGCAAGACTTCCAGGAGTCTAAGGTGGAGCTAGAACTAGAACTGGATAACCTGAAAACCCACTGGTCGCATGAGATCGATTTGAGGAAGTCTTTGAAGTCCAACATCAAGTCGCTGGAAAACTCTAAACTCTTGACAGATctgaaaattgaaaaactaaGCAAGAAAATCGATAAGTCCAGGGAAAAAATATCGAAAATGCGCAACGACATGCAAGATTGGTCTCAAGAAGACGCCGAACTTTTGTCACAAGACACTATAAAGGAGAAGTACCTCAGACTACTAAACGAAGCAAATACTTCTGTGGCCAAGGTCAACCAACaggttctttctttgcaaaaagaaatctcCAACATGGAGGAGTctaacaagaaattgaatgCCACTCGGAAATCGCTAGTAACGTCCCTAGTAGTGAACGCCAATGTCGAAAATGACAAACCCATTGCCAGCGGAGAACTATCTGctgtattgaaaaaactcCTTGATTTTACtcaagagaaaaatggTTTTTCAAGTACTTCTGGTGAAGAATTCTTATCCAAATTAAATGCAGACTCGTCATTGATTAGACTGATCAAGCAAGAATTAAGCATCGACCAAGATTCGGAAACGAACTGGAAATCACAAAGGTCAAATTTCCTAAAGAAAATCAGTATCTTGGAAAACCAATTTAATGAAATGAGCCTCAACAACAGAACactcaaaacaaaactgaTGGTTCAACCATACAACAATAACGGCGATTCGCTTGTGGCAACTAATTCAAACAACTCCACCGAAAACAACAGAAGTTCCGCATCGGCCACATTACCATTATCCAACAGCATGTCAAGAACTGGGTCAATAGATTTGATATCCAATAAAAACATTATAAACGGAACTAGCAACGGAGACACGGCCCCACAATTGAGATTACACAATCCGGCATCCTACCCACCTTCAAACGAGCCTACACAACCGCCAGGTAGTCTACTGAGCCAATTGACACAGGACACTGGAAACAGATCGATGCTTTCGAACCAGATGTCCCCAAATAGCGAAAATCAACAACCCTCTTCCTTTTCGCATGCTTTACCTACGACGGCTACCGTTATTGCCAATGCCACAGCAACGAACGGTAATCCCGAGTCAAATTTATGGAATAACACACAGTTTGCCCAACCGTCGCATCAACAAGAATCCGCGGAACTCGATCGAGCCTTCGAATACGATAACGCAAATCATTTGATCAGTGGCCTGCAAAATATGATCTACGATGAAGCAGACTATCCAGATAACATAAGCAATTATTCCAGGGGGTTCACTACCGACGAGCTGGACAATTACTGGACCAAACAGCAACCGCAAACTCGCAACACGAGGGAGAACTCATTCTCTACATCGGGAACACCCATGTCATCATACAAGGCCAATCCTGTAATGTCGCCATATTCAAACTCACACCTAAGGCAAAACTCCAACGCTACCAACTCGATGCACCCACAAAGTCTATTGGCTGCAACATTGAATGATGCTTCATTGCGAAGTTTTGTACGCGGTGGCTCTTTTTACAATGCTCCTCAACCAGGAACCCCATTACATAACAATGTAAATGGTAATGAAACAGGAAACCTCAGTCCGAGAGTCTCGAACGAATTCAGTATGTTAGTACCAAATCTCAGTCCACGGCGCTCACACGACGTTCCCATTATACCAGGAAACAACAACTCAACATCCTCTCATTCGAACATTTTAACAATGAACCATCAAACAACGACAGACAGCAACACGTTATTGAGCAGATTGAATGGAGCAGATAACCAGACCGATCCGAGCTCAGTGTCTGCAGAGCACACCGCAGGAAGATCGTTCCATGCCTCATCACCTACGTTTAACTCCATTTGGAACCCAACTACAAATCAGCCTTCACTACCACTCGAACAAGAACACCACTTCGATGTGCCTGTAACCCCAAAGGTGCCAACAAGGGACTCTCCCAAACCTTCGCACAAGAGAAACCAAAGCAATAGCAGTATCTCGTCAGCCTGGTCTAAGTTCAAGCACAAGTCAACATCGTCTTCCGGTAATGCCGATGCGGATATCTTAGATTCATCAACTCCACCAACCAGTCCAACCGGCAGAAGAATGTCGAAACTACTGTCCAAAAGTGGCATGAATAACCTGTTTAAACCACACAGTCATGACTCATGA
- the GDA1 gene encoding guanosine diphosphatase, which translates to MAPIFRNYRFAITAFAVIMLILLIKTSTTGPSIDIARKVAPTANIPKTPEDVSILPISDKPGYIDDAKTEQNNPELTDAVKSQNSNTCKKDHKYVIMIDGGSSGSRIHVYEFDICTSPPTLINETFEMLQPGLSSFDNDSAGAAKSLDPLLTVAMSAVPVKARSCTPVSLKATAGLRLLGEAKSAKILKAVRDHLEKDYPFPVVEGDGISIMGGDEEGVFAWITTNYLLGNIGTGGSKLPTSAVFDLGGGSTQIVFEPTFPPNEKMVEGEHKFDLKFGGETYTLYQFSHLGYGLNQVRNKINSVLVESALKKGTILEGDVTTTHNLSSPCLPPKVNALKEKVKLKSGETYIIDFMGPEVPSGPQCRFLADTILNKDAECKKPPCSFNGAHQPSLVRTFKETNDLYIFSYFYDRTHPLGMPLSFSLNELMELARTVCNGEEVWKSVFTGIEGSLDELKSDPHFCMDLNFQVSLLHTGYDIPLNRELKTAKKLANNEIGWCLGASLPLLESDNWACKVSKIE; encoded by the coding sequence ATGGCACCAATCTTCCGGAACTACCGGTTTGCTATCACCGCGTTTGCTGTCATCATGCTTATCTTACTAATCAAAACATCAACAACGGGTCCAAGTATTGATATTGCTCGTAAAGTTGCACCCACCGCCAATATTCCGAAGACACCAGAAGATGTTTCTATTTTGCCTATTAGTGATAAACCAGGATACATTGATGATGCGAAGacagaacaaaacaatccCGAGCTGACCGATGCTGTGAAATCGCAAAATAGTAACACATGTAAGAAAGACCATAAGTATGTCATCATGATCGATGGTGGTTCCTCTGGTTCCAGAATTCACGTATACGAATTTGACATATGTACTTCTCCACCTACATTGATCAATGAAACGTTTGAAATGTTACAACCTGGCTTATCCTCGTTTGACAACGATTCTGCCGGTGCCGCTAAATCGCTAGATCCATTATTGACCGTGGCCATGTCTGCTGTTCCTGTCAAGGCAAGAAGCTGTACTCCAGTTAGTTTGAAAGCTACTGCAGGGCTAAGACTTTTGGGTGAAGCCAAATCCGCAAAGATTTTGAAGGCTGTAAGGGATCATTTGGAGAAGGATTATCCTTTCCCAGTTGTAGAAGGTGACGGTATTTCTATCATGGGCGGTGACGAAGAAGGTGTCTTTGCTTGGATTACCACAAATTACCTTTTGGGTAACATTGGTACCGGTGGCTCTAAATTGCCTACTAGCGCCGTCTTTGACTTGGGTGGTGGCTCTACACAAATCGTATTTGAGCCTACTTTCCcaccaaatgaaaaaatggttGAGGGCGAACACAAGTTTGATTTAAAATTTGGTGGTGAAACGTATACGCTTTACCAATTCTCTCATCTAGGTTACGGTTTGAACCAGGTCAGAAATAAGATCAATTCCGTTCTTGTAGAAAGCGCCTTGAAGAAAGGTACCATCTTGGAAGGTGATGTTACGACGACTCATAATTTATCATCTCCATGCCTGCCACCTAAAGTCAACGCCCTCAAGGAAAAAGTTAAATTAAAGTCAGGCGAAACCTATATCATTGACTTTATGGGACCCGAGGTACCGAGTGGTCCGCAATGTAGATTTTTGGCCGACacaattttgaataaagacGCTGAATGTAAGAAGCCACCATGCTCTTTTAACGGTGCTCACCAACCTTCTTTGGTTCGTactttcaaagaaacaaatgatCTCTACATTTTCTCTTACTTTTACGACAGAACCCACCCCTTAGGAATGCCGCTATCATTTAGTTTAAATGAATTAATGGAGTTGGCAAGAACGGTATGTAATGGCGAAGAAGTCTGGAAGAGTGTTTTCACTGGGATCGAGGGATCCTTGGATGAACTGAAAAGCGACCCACACTTCTGTATGGATTTGAACTTCCAAGTATCTTTACTACACACAGGTTACGATATCCCATTAAATAGGGAATTAAAGACTGCCAAGAAATTAGCCAATAACGAAATTGGTTGGTGTTTAGGTGCGTCATTACCGCTGTTAGAATCTGACAATTGGGCATGTAAAGTCAGTAAAATTGAATAA